Proteins co-encoded in one Arachis hypogaea cultivar Tifrunner chromosome 13, arahy.Tifrunner.gnm2.J5K5, whole genome shotgun sequence genomic window:
- the LOC112733827 gene encoding UDP-glycosyltransferase 91A1, producing the protein MPPKIIAPINNTIILLSTHHPPASNMARDEENEKQLHIVMFPWLAFGHMIPYLELAKLIAQKGHKVTFISTPRNINRLPKLPQNLTTLLKYVNLPLPRVDNLPENVEATTDVTYDVVQYLKKAFDLLQQPFAQFLESSNADWVLFDFIPFWVPSVASKLGIKTAFYSIFPAPLMGFLGTPLCLMGNDSIRTQPENFTVPPPWVPFPSTVAFRYFEIMRISDILSDNASGISDKYRFGAAIQNCDFVAVRGCTDFQPEWFQVLRNIYQKPVLPVGQLPTTGFAGGEDNDAWRWIKEWLDKQARGRVVYVAFGSEAKPSQEEVREIALGLEKTELPFFWVLRTRRGTSDTEELRLPEGFEVRTKERGVVWTSWAPQLKIIGHESVGGFLTHSGWTSVVEAVEKEKPLVLLTFLADQGINARVVEEKKMGYSVPRNELDGSFTSEAVAESVRLVMVEEEGRVYRENIKKVKHFFVNEERQERYVDELLSHLRSH; encoded by the coding sequence ATGCCCCCAAAAATCATTGCACCAATCAACAACACAATAATACTTCTCTCCACACACCACCCTCCAGCCTCCAACATGGCCAGAGACGAGGAAAACGAAAAGCAGCTACACATAGTAATGTTCCcatggctggcctttggccacaTGATCCCTTACCTCGAGCTGGCCAAGCTCATAGCTCAAAAGGGTCACAAAGTCACTTTCATCTCCACACCAAGAAACATTAACCGCCTCCCAAAACTACCGCAAAACCTCACCACACTTCTCAAATACGTCAACCTCCCACTACCCCGAGTCGACAACCTCCCGGAGAACGTCGAGGCCACAACCGACGTCACATACGACGTCGTTCAGTACCTCAAGAAAGCTTTTGACTTACTCCAACAACCCTTTGCCCAATTTCTGGAATCTTCCAACGCCGACTGGGTCCTCTTCGACTTCATTCCATTTTGGGTTCCTTCCGTTGCTTCCAAACTCGGCATAAAAACCGCTTTCTACAGCATCTTTCCCGCTCCTCTAATGGGCTTCCTTGGGACTCCTCTCTGTCTCATGGGTAACGACTCAATCCGTACCCAACCCGAAAACTTCACCGTCCCTCCGCCGTGGGTCCCATTCCCTTCCACCGTGGCATTCCGTTACTTCGAGATCATGAGAATATCTGACATTCTCTCCGATAACGCCTCTGGCATCTCCGACAAGTACCGCTTCGGCGCTGCCATCCAAAACTGCGACTTCGTCGCGGTTAGGGGATGCACCGACTTCCAACCCGAGTGGTTTCAGGTGCTGCGGAATATTTACCAGAAACCTGTTCTCCCGGTTGGCCAGCTCCCCACGACGGGGTTTGCCGGTGGCGAAGACAACGACGCGTGGCGGTGGATAAAGGAGTGGCTTGACAAGCAGGCGCGTGGGAGAGTGGTGTACGTGGCGTTCGGGAGCGAAGCGAAACCGAGCCAGGAGGAAGTAAGGGAGATAGCTCTCGGGTTGGAGAAAACGGAGCTTCCGTTCTTTTGGGTGCTTAGGACTCGACGGGGAACTTCCGACACGGAGGAGCTGCGTCTGCCGGAGGGGTTCGAGGTGCGAACTAAGGAGAGGGGAGTGGTGTGGACGAGTTGGGCGCCGCAGTTGAAGATAATAGGGCACGAGAGTGTGGGTGGATTCTTGACTCACTCCGGTTGGACTTCGGTGGTTGAGGCTGTTGAGAAGGAGAAGCCATTGGTGCTGCTTACATTTCTTGCGGACCAGGGGATCAACGCAAGGGTGGTCGAGGAGAAGAAAATGGGGTATTCTGTGCCAAGGAACGAGTTGGATGGATCGTTTACGAGCGAGGCGGTGGCTGAGTCGGTTAGGCTTGTGATGGTGGAAGAAGAGGGAAGGGTTTATAGAGAGAATATAAAAAAGGTGAAGCACTTTTTTGTGAATGAAGAGAGACAAGAGAGGTACGTTGATGAGTTGCTAAGCCACCTTCGCAGCCACTAG